In Desulfosediminicola ganghwensis, a single window of DNA contains:
- the nrfD gene encoding NrfD/PsrC family molybdoenzyme membrane anchor subunit, which yields MIKTFAGVLPQEGGLEVHQVSRLNVIIAFMALLSLTGVAAGVHSLYVGHEHTFGVSREVPWGLLIAAYVFFVVTSTGLCIVSSIGHVFGFKNFNPIAKRAVFLSIATIVAGFMVIAFEIENSWRMPVGNIIGANFTSNIWWMGTLYGAYLFFMVVEFVMLQRENHKAAMSFGLAGLITGIVAHSNLGAVFGLLNGREFWHGPYMPIYFIISAAMSGAVAIIFFTILAYWVNGWKMSDELKRSMENVAKFGALMMAVIIFFTCWKMISGITGHPPGKFAAMESLLAGEYAVNFWLGELALGMLIPFLLIMISRGKNLKVLFAASLAGMIGIFIMRYDLVIVGQLVGHYHGLGLVNYQEMAHYFPSLHEIMVVIGGVGFCGFLFFSGERLFRGHLTSGH from the coding sequence ATGATTAAGACATTTGCTGGGGTACTGCCTCAGGAGGGAGGGCTGGAAGTTCATCAAGTAAGTCGTTTAAATGTCATAATTGCTTTTATGGCATTACTGAGCCTTACCGGAGTGGCGGCCGGTGTTCACTCGCTCTATGTGGGGCATGAGCACACTTTTGGTGTCTCAAGGGAAGTCCCCTGGGGGCTGTTGATTGCAGCCTATGTTTTCTTTGTAGTTACTTCAACAGGTTTATGTATTGTTTCATCCATTGGCCACGTCTTTGGTTTTAAGAATTTCAATCCCATCGCCAAGCGTGCTGTGTTTCTGTCGATTGCCACTATTGTTGCCGGATTTATGGTTATTGCCTTTGAAATAGAAAACAGTTGGCGAATGCCTGTGGGCAATATTATCGGTGCCAATTTCACCTCGAATATCTGGTGGATGGGGACACTCTATGGTGCCTATCTGTTCTTTATGGTGGTGGAATTTGTGATGCTGCAACGTGAGAACCACAAAGCAGCCATGTCGTTCGGCCTGGCGGGACTGATCACGGGAATAGTGGCGCACTCGAATCTTGGTGCTGTGTTTGGACTCTTGAATGGCCGTGAATTCTGGCATGGTCCATATATGCCGATATATTTCATAATTTCTGCAGCCATGTCCGGTGCTGTGGCCATTATCTTTTTTACCATTCTTGCATATTGGGTAAATGGCTGGAAGATGAGCGACGAACTGAAGAGATCCATGGAAAATGTCGCTAAGTTTGGCGCACTGATGATGGCTGTTATTATCTTTTTTACCTGTTGGAAAATGATTTCTGGTATCACTGGACATCCTCCTGGAAAATTTGCGGCAATGGAAAGTCTTCTCGCCGGTGAATATGCAGTTAATTTCTGGCTGGGGGAACTTGCGCTGGGGATGCTTATCCCATTTCTGCTCATTATGATTTCAAGAGGAAAAAACCTGAAAGTTTTGTTTGCAGCATCCCTGGCAGGGATGATAGGCATTTTCATCATGCGTTACGATCTGGTCATCGTTGGCCAGCTGGTTGGGCATTATCATGGCCTGGGGCTGGTAAACTATCAGGAGATGGCACACTATTTCCCGAGTCTGCATGAAATCATGGTGGTTATTGGTGGAGTGGGATTTTGTGGTTTTCTCTTTTTTTCCGGCGAGCGTTTGTTTCGTGGCCACCTCACTTCCGGGCATTAA
- the nrfD gene encoding NrfD/PsrC family molybdoenzyme membrane anchor subunit gives MFLFLIIAGIAGGIYAQLIGHHHAFANTRGMPWGMLIGVYAYFAIISTGLCLMAAISHVFHVQRLLPLANRMVWLSIVVLLGAFTVIGLEIENPWRMPLNMVLHPNITSNIWWMGTLYGLAVCFLIVEFYLIVTGRLKLAVILGLIGAVAEMLANSNLGSVFASLAARPFWYGSQLPIFFLASALLSGAAAVILFTHFAHVLGRKAVSADTFHGLQVAGKIMMVMLFMISLATAWKFANAYCGTEELRVSADALVTGPLATTFWLFEVAIGLLLPFILLAVSKMKSLQAMVLASLMVLVGQFFSRYNLVVAGVIVPLYAGYSDLPQYQSYAPTVSEYLLVIGGIGVIGVGFLLGEKFFGSKFQADHD, from the coding sequence TTGTTTCTATTTTTAATAATAGCCGGTATCGCCGGAGGGATTTACGCGCAGTTGATCGGTCATCATCACGCGTTTGCCAATACCCGTGGAATGCCATGGGGCATGCTGATCGGAGTATATGCATATTTTGCTATTATCTCGACGGGGTTATGCCTGATGGCAGCGATTAGCCATGTTTTTCATGTGCAGAGACTTTTGCCTCTTGCCAACAGAATGGTGTGGCTTTCAATAGTAGTTTTGCTCGGGGCTTTTACAGTGATCGGCCTTGAGATTGAAAATCCATGGAGAATGCCGCTTAATATGGTGTTACATCCAAACATCACATCAAACATCTGGTGGATGGGTACCCTTTATGGCCTGGCGGTCTGTTTTTTGATCGTTGAATTTTATCTTATCGTAACCGGCAGATTGAAGCTGGCGGTTATTCTGGGATTGATTGGTGCCGTGGCAGAAATGCTCGCAAACAGCAACCTGGGGTCAGTTTTTGCTTCTCTTGCCGCCAGACCATTCTGGTACGGATCACAGCTTCCGATATTTTTCCTGGCCAGCGCGCTACTTTCCGGTGCTGCGGCAGTGATACTCTTTACCCATTTTGCCCATGTTCTGGGGAGAAAAGCCGTATCAGCCGATACCTTTCATGGCTTGCAGGTTGCTGGCAAAATCATGATGGTGATGCTCTTTATGATATCTCTTGCTACAGCCTGGAAGTTTGCCAATGCCTACTGTGGCACTGAAGAATTGCGGGTGTCTGCAGATGCCCTCGTGACAGGGCCGCTGGCAACGACTTTCTGGTTGTTTGAGGTGGCAATCGGTCTGCTGCTTCCGTTTATTCTGCTTGCGGTGTCCAAAATGAAATCACTTCAGGCGATGGTGCTCGCATCACTCATGGTACTGGTGGGACAGTTCTTCTCCCGCTACAACCTGGTGGTGGCAGGAGTAATCGTACCGCTCTATGCGGGGTACAGTGATTTGCCGCAATATCAGAGCTACGCACCAACGGTATCCGAATACCTGCTGGTGATTGGAGGAATAGGCGTAATTGGTGTGGGATTTTTACTTGGGGAAAAGTTTTTCGGTTCGAAATTTCAAGCTGACCATGACTAA
- a CDS encoding MerR family transcriptional regulator translates to MLPDDKAVFTIGMVAEMLHVHPRTIRSYEGKGLVSPIRKGAWRYYTMRDVQWIECLREMIHTHGLSINAVKKLLKYTPCWNIIDCPFDKRQRCSAFFSNSLVPKKITRIRTDLGQEDVVAEKKAGYDRKVVQ, encoded by the coding sequence ATGTTACCGGATGACAAAGCCGTTTTTACTATAGGCATGGTGGCGGAGATGCTGCATGTGCATCCGAGAACCATCAGGAGTTATGAGGGAAAAGGTTTGGTGTCACCGATCCGAAAAGGGGCGTGGCGGTACTACACAATGCGTGATGTGCAGTGGATCGAGTGTTTGCGCGAGATGATTCACACTCATGGTTTGAGTATAAATGCAGTGAAAAAGTTACTCAAGTACACACCATGTTGGAATATTATCGATTGTCCTTTTGACAAAAGGCAGCGATGTTCGGCGTTTTTCTCAAACAGTCTGGTGCCCAAGAAGATAACCAGAATCAGGACAGACCTGGGCCAGGAGGATGTTGTAGCCGAAAAGAAAGCGGGGTATGACAGGAAAGTTGTGCAGTGA
- a CDS encoding cytochrome c3 family protein, translating to MKHILLFIVLGGFLLTGALLNATDVQQPAGAGIALEDYDEDEYGPYEHIIWEKPVKGVSFDHKVHTMEGGLDCDSCHDDLFEMEAGAAQEAEDFSMASLEEGSYCGACHDGSTAFASNTRCTTCHIGVRGQARVVGGDSGQAKANH from the coding sequence ATGAAACATATTCTGCTTTTTATTGTCCTGGGCGGGTTCCTGCTGACCGGTGCACTGTTAAATGCCACGGATGTCCAGCAGCCTGCCGGAGCCGGGATCGCTCTTGAGGATTACGATGAGGATGAGTACGGCCCATATGAGCACATTATCTGGGAAAAGCCAGTAAAGGGTGTATCTTTCGATCACAAAGTTCACACCATGGAAGGCGGGCTGGATTGTGATTCTTGCCATGACGATCTGTTTGAGATGGAGGCCGGGGCAGCCCAGGAGGCTGAAGACTTCTCCATGGCTTCCCTCGAAGAGGGGAGTTACTGCGGTGCATGTCATGACGGCAGTACTGCATTTGCCTCAAACACGCGTTGTACCACCTGCCACATAGGTGTTCGTGGGCAGGCAAGAGTTGTTGGTGGTGATTCAGGGCAGGCAAAAGCGAATCACTGA
- a CDS encoding 4Fe-4S dicluster domain-containing protein has product MKIDELEKLESEDLSTITSQERRKFLRLGLTITGVYLGGTVLSLTSATSARADSSVVAEPGEYPYNPHYSMVIRERFCIDCEQCKQACQETNDVPAYGYRTNILERRRNLTDGDYETTFMPVLCNHCNRPPCVRVCPTTATWKDEKTGIVVMNPARCIGCKTCMTACPYNARYFKEETRSVDKCNFCFDTRLSKGMKDTACVEACPADVRVFGNLADQESRVYQLVHKPETMVWVLRPETGALPNVYYTNA; this is encoded by the coding sequence ATGAAAATTGACGAATTGGAAAAACTCGAGAGCGAGGACTTATCTACCATAACCTCTCAGGAACGGCGTAAGTTTTTAAGGCTGGGGCTTACAATTACAGGTGTATATCTGGGCGGGACTGTATTGTCGCTTACTTCGGCAACAAGTGCCAGGGCGGATTCCAGTGTCGTTGCCGAGCCGGGAGAATATCCTTATAACCCGCACTATTCCATGGTGATTCGGGAAAGGTTTTGTATCGATTGTGAGCAGTGCAAACAAGCATGTCAGGAGACCAACGACGTACCTGCATACGGATATCGCACAAATATCCTTGAGCGCAGACGTAATCTGACTGATGGGGACTACGAGACCACGTTTATGCCGGTACTGTGTAATCACTGCAACCGTCCGCCTTGTGTGCGGGTCTGCCCGACCACAGCGACCTGGAAGGACGAAAAAACGGGAATTGTTGTTATGAATCCTGCTCGTTGCATCGGATGTAAAACCTGTATGACCGCTTGCCCATACAATGCACGCTATTTCAAGGAAGAGACTCGGTCGGTAGATAAGTGTAATTTCTGTTTTGACACCAGACTGTCGAAAGGAATGAAGGATACAGCCTGTGTTGAAGCTTGTCCGGCAGATGTCCGGGTATTCGGTAATCTGGCAGATCAGGAAAGCAGAGTATATCAGCTGGTGCATAAGCCGGAGACCATGGTTTGGGTACTGCGACCTGAGACAGGCGCCCTTCCAAACGTATATTACACCAACGCCTGA